One segment of Streptomyces sp. NA02950 DNA contains the following:
- a CDS encoding ABC transporter substrate-binding protein: protein MSYADRPDPARPARSPRRRTRLLAAAAVFPLLMGALGACGYGSQKKDDGQGADALPAAGGKKVDGLDKVKVGYFANLTHATALVGLRKGGQIQQALGGTQARPFVFNAGPSEIEALNAGSIDIGWIGPSPSINGYVKSHGENLKIISGSVSGGVKLVVNPKKIKSENDVKGKKIATPQLGNTQDVAFLNWIAKKGWKVDAQSGKGDVSVVRSDNKVTPDAYKSGAIDGAWVPEPTASKLVAEGGKVLLDEASLWPDKKFVITNLIVRQSFLKEHPKVVEAVLRGSVKTNDWIKANPEKAKEAANAALKAETGKPLPSDVIDPAWKSIQVTDDPLARTLDTEADHAVQAGLLDKPDLKGIYDLTLLNKVLRAEGKPTVSAAGLGTQ, encoded by the coding sequence GTGTCGTACGCCGACCGCCCCGACCCCGCCCGACCGGCCCGGTCCCCGCGCCGCCGCACCCGGCTGCTCGCCGCCGCCGCCGTCTTCCCGCTCCTGATGGGCGCGCTCGGCGCCTGCGGCTACGGATCCCAGAAGAAGGACGACGGCCAGGGGGCCGACGCCCTCCCCGCCGCGGGCGGCAAGAAGGTCGACGGTCTGGACAAGGTGAAGGTCGGCTACTTCGCCAACCTCACCCATGCCACCGCCCTGGTGGGGCTGCGCAAGGGCGGTCAGATCCAGCAGGCGCTGGGCGGCACCCAGGCGCGGCCGTTCGTCTTCAACGCCGGGCCCTCGGAGATCGAGGCGCTCAACGCGGGCTCCATCGACATCGGCTGGATCGGCCCCTCGCCGTCCATCAACGGCTATGTGAAGTCGCACGGCGAGAACCTCAAGATCATCTCCGGCTCGGTCTCGGGCGGCGTCAAGCTGGTCGTCAACCCGAAGAAGATCAAGTCCGAGAACGACGTCAAGGGCAAGAAGATCGCCACCCCGCAGCTGGGCAACACCCAGGACGTGGCGTTCCTCAACTGGATCGCCAAGAAGGGCTGGAAGGTCGACGCCCAGAGCGGCAAGGGCGATGTGTCGGTGGTCCGCAGCGACAACAAGGTGACGCCCGACGCCTACAAGTCCGGTGCCATCGACGGTGCGTGGGTGCCCGAGCCGACCGCCTCCAAGCTGGTCGCCGAGGGTGGCAAGGTTCTGCTCGACGAGGCCTCGCTGTGGCCGGACAAGAAGTTCGTGATCACCAACCTAATCGTCAGGCAGTCGTTCCTCAAGGAGCACCCGAAGGTCGTCGAGGCCGTGCTGCGCGGCTCGGTGAAGACCAACGACTGGATCAAGGCCAATCCCGAGAAGGCCAAGGAGGCGGCCAACGCCGCGCTCAAGGCCGAGACCGGCAAGCCCCTTCCGTCCGATGTGATCGACCCGGCGTGGAAGAGCATCCAGGTCACCGATGACCCGCTGGCCCGGACGCTGGACACCGAGGCGGACCACGCGGTCCAGGCGGGTCTGCTGGACAAGCCGGACCTCAAGGGCATCTACGACCTCACCCTGCTCAACAAGGTCCTCAGGGCCGAGGGCAAGCCGACGGTGTCGGCCGCCGGACTCGGTACGCAGTAG
- a CDS encoding phosphoadenylyl-sulfate reductase → MTRLQQTDDLEALAERAGRELEDAPALDILRWAADTFGPRFCVTSSMEDAVVAHLASRAFPGVDVVFLDTGYHFPETIGTRDAVAAVMDVNVITLTPRRTVAEQDAEHGPKLHDRDPDLCCALRKVQPLEEGLREYDAWATGLRRDESPTRANTPVVGWDAKRRKVKVSPIARWTQGDVDAYVAEHGVLTNPLLMDGYPSVGCAPCTRRVLEGGDARSGRWSGSTKTECGLHG, encoded by the coding sequence ATGACCCGGCTTCAGCAGACAGACGATCTCGAGGCGCTCGCCGAGCGGGCGGGCCGTGAGCTGGAGGACGCCCCGGCGCTGGACATCCTGCGCTGGGCGGCCGACACCTTCGGTCCGCGGTTCTGCGTCACCTCCTCGATGGAGGACGCGGTGGTGGCCCATCTGGCCTCCCGCGCCTTCCCCGGTGTCGACGTGGTCTTCCTCGACACCGGCTACCACTTCCCCGAGACCATCGGTACCCGGGACGCGGTGGCCGCCGTGATGGACGTCAACGTCATCACGCTCACCCCGCGCCGGACGGTGGCCGAGCAGGACGCCGAGCACGGCCCGAAGCTGCACGACCGCGACCCCGACCTGTGCTGCGCGCTGCGCAAGGTCCAGCCGCTGGAGGAGGGGCTGCGGGAGTACGACGCCTGGGCCACCGGGCTGCGCCGCGACGAGTCCCCGACCCGGGCGAACACCCCGGTCGTCGGCTGGGACGCCAAGCGGCGGAAGGTGAAGGTCTCCCCGATCGCCCGCTGGACGCAGGGAGACGTGGACGCGTACGTCGCCGAGCACGGTGTGCTCACCAACCCCCTGCTGATGGACGGCTATCCGTCGGTCGGCTGCGCGCCCTGCACCCGGCGGGTGCTGGAGGGCGGGGACGCACGCTCCGGCCGCTGGTCCGGAAGCACCAAGACCGAATGCGGGCTGCACGGCTGA
- the cysD gene encoding sulfate adenylyltransferase subunit CysD, whose translation MTTVAAINGTGAAEGGDLYALSHLDALESEAVHIFREVAGEFERPVILFSGGKDSIVMLHLALKAFAPARVPFSLLHVDTGHNFPEVIDYRDRTVAEHGLRLHVASVQEFIDDGRLRERPDGTRNPLQTVPLLDAIEKNRFDAVFGGGRRDEEKARAKERVFSLRDEFGGWDPRRQRPELWQLYNGRHSPGEHVRVFPLSNWTELDVWQYIAREKIELPQIYYAHEREVFRRSGMWLAPGEWGGPKDGETVERRLVRYRTVGDMSCTGAVDSDAVTIEQVIDEIAASRLTERGATRADDKLSEAAMEDRKREGYF comes from the coding sequence ATGACCACGGTAGCCGCGATCAACGGCACCGGTGCGGCCGAGGGCGGCGACCTCTACGCGCTGTCGCACCTGGACGCGCTGGAGTCCGAGGCGGTGCACATCTTCCGCGAGGTGGCGGGTGAGTTCGAGCGGCCGGTGATCCTGTTCTCCGGCGGCAAGGACTCCATCGTCATGCTGCACCTGGCGCTCAAGGCGTTCGCCCCGGCGCGGGTGCCCTTCTCGCTGCTCCATGTGGACACCGGGCACAACTTCCCCGAGGTCATCGACTACCGGGACCGCACCGTCGCCGAGCACGGGCTGCGGCTGCATGTCGCCTCCGTCCAGGAGTTCATCGACGACGGTCGGCTGCGCGAGCGCCCCGACGGCACCCGCAATCCGCTCCAGACCGTGCCGCTGCTGGACGCCATCGAGAAGAACCGGTTCGACGCGGTCTTCGGCGGCGGACGGCGTGACGAGGAGAAGGCCCGCGCCAAGGAGCGGGTGTTCTCGCTGCGCGACGAGTTCGGCGGCTGGGACCCGCGGCGGCAGCGCCCCGAGCTGTGGCAGCTGTACAACGGCCGGCACTCCCCCGGTGAGCACGTCCGGGTCTTCCCGCTGTCCAACTGGACCGAGCTGGACGTCTGGCAGTACATCGCCCGCGAGAAGATCGAACTGCCGCAGATCTACTACGCGCACGAGCGCGAGGTCTTCCGGCGCAGCGGTATGTGGCTGGCGCCCGGTGAGTGGGGCGGCCCGAAGGACGGCGAGACCGTGGAGCGGCGTCTGGTGCGCTACCGCACGGTCGGCGATATGTCCTGCACCGGTGCGGTGGACTCGGACGCGGTGACGATCGAGCAGGTCATCGATGAGATCGCCGCCTCCCGGCTGACCGAGCGGGGTGCGACGCGCGCCGACGACAAGCTGTCGGAGGCCGCCATGGAGGACCGTAAGCGCGAGGGGTATTTCTAG
- the cysC gene encoding adenylyl-sulfate kinase, which translates to MAVDQENEMSAPLHTGATVWLTGLPSAGKTTIAYALAERLRGEGHRVEVLDGDEIREFLSAGLGFSREDRHTNVQRIGFVAELLASQGVKVLVPVIAPYTDSREAVRGRHQKEGTPYLEVHVATPVEVCSERDVKGLYAKQAAGEISGLTGVDDPYEAPADPDLRIETHQQGVQESAAALRALLSERGLA; encoded by the coding sequence ATGGCTGTCGACCAGGAGAACGAGATGAGCGCGCCCCTGCACACGGGAGCCACCGTGTGGCTGACCGGCCTGCCCAGCGCCGGGAAGACCACGATCGCCTACGCCCTGGCCGAGCGGCTGCGCGGCGAGGGCCACCGGGTGGAGGTGCTCGACGGCGACGAGATCCGCGAGTTCCTCTCCGCGGGGCTCGGCTTCTCCCGCGAGGACCGGCACACCAATGTGCAGCGGATCGGCTTCGTCGCCGAACTGCTGGCCTCCCAGGGAGTGAAGGTACTGGTCCCGGTGATCGCCCCGTACACGGACAGCCGTGAGGCGGTGCGCGGACGCCACCAGAAGGAGGGCACCCCGTATCTGGAGGTGCATGTGGCCACCCCGGTCGAGGTGTGCTCGGAGCGGGACGTCAAGGGGCTCTACGCCAAGCAGGCGGCGGGCGAGATCTCGGGGCTGACCGGGGTCGACGACCCGTACGAGGCCCCGGCCGACCCGGACTTGCGCATCGAGACCCACCAGCAGGGCGTACAGGAATCCGCCGCGGCGCTTCGGGCGCTGCTGAGCGAGAGGGGACTGGCATGA
- a CDS encoding sulfate adenylyltransferase subunit 1 codes for MTSNISDEVQAAAVAVERSAATSQLRFATAGSVDDGKSTLVGRLLHDSKSVLVDQLEAVEHASRSRGQEAPDLALLTDGLRAEREQGITIDVAYRYFATPRRRFILADTPGHVQYTRNMVTGASTAELAVVLVDARNGVVEQTRRHAAVAALLRVPHVVLAVNKMDLVDYAEPVFAAIAEEFTTYAASLGVPEITAIPISALAGDNVVTASANMDWYGGPTVLEHLETVPVGTDPSQDPARFPVQYVIRPQSAEHPDYRGYAGQIASGVLRVGDPVTVLPSGLTSTVTGIDALGAPVDLAWAPQSVTVTLADDLDISRGDLIAPSAHAPSVTQDVEATVCHLHDRPLRVGDRVLLKHTTRTVKAIVKDIPSRLTLDDLSQHPSPGELAANDIGRVTLRTSEPLALDAYDASRRTGSFLLIDPADGTTLTAGMAGDSFAARAATGAEPAADDEGWDF; via the coding sequence ATGACGAGCAACATCAGCGACGAGGTCCAGGCCGCCGCGGTCGCCGTGGAGCGCTCCGCGGCCACCTCCCAGCTGCGCTTCGCCACCGCGGGCTCGGTCGACGACGGCAAGTCCACCCTGGTCGGGCGGCTGCTGCATGACTCCAAGTCGGTGCTGGTCGACCAGTTGGAGGCGGTCGAGCACGCCTCGCGCAGCCGTGGCCAGGAGGCCCCGGACCTGGCGCTGCTGACCGACGGGCTGCGCGCGGAGCGCGAGCAGGGCATCACCATCGATGTCGCGTACCGCTACTTCGCCACCCCCCGGCGGCGGTTCATCCTCGCCGACACCCCCGGCCATGTGCAGTACACCCGGAACATGGTCACCGGCGCCTCCACCGCCGAGCTGGCGGTGGTCCTGGTGGACGCGCGCAACGGCGTGGTGGAGCAGACCCGGCGCCATGCCGCGGTCGCCGCCCTGCTGCGGGTGCCCCATGTGGTGCTGGCGGTCAACAAGATGGACCTCGTCGACTACGCGGAGCCGGTCTTCGCGGCCATCGCGGAGGAGTTCACGACATACGCCGCGTCGCTGGGCGTCCCGGAGATCACCGCCATCCCGATCTCGGCGCTGGCCGGGGACAACGTGGTGACCGCGTCGGCCAACATGGACTGGTACGGCGGGCCGACGGTGCTGGAGCACCTGGAGACGGTGCCGGTGGGCACCGACCCGTCCCAGGACCCGGCGCGCTTCCCGGTGCAGTACGTGATCCGTCCGCAGTCCGCGGAGCACCCCGACTACCGCGGCTACGCGGGCCAGATCGCCTCCGGTGTGCTGCGGGTCGGGGACCCCGTCACCGTGCTGCCGTCCGGTCTGACCAGCACCGTCACCGGGATCGACGCGCTGGGCGCGCCGGTGGACCTGGCCTGGGCGCCGCAGTCGGTGACCGTGACGCTCGCCGACGACCTGGACATCTCGCGCGGCGATCTGATCGCCCCGAGCGCCCATGCCCCCTCCGTCACCCAGGACGTCGAGGCGACGGTGTGCCATCTCCACGACCGGCCACTGCGGGTCGGCGACCGGGTGCTGCTGAAGCACACCACCCGTACGGTGAAGGCGATCGTCAAGGACATCCCGTCCCGGCTGACGCTGGACGATCTGTCGCAGCACCCCTCGCCGGGCGAGCTGGCGGCCAATGACATCGGCCGGGTGACGCTGCGCACCTCCGAGCCGCTGGCGCTGGACGCGTACGACGCCTCGCGCCGCACCGGATCATTCCTGCTGATCGACCCGGCCGACGGCACCACGCTGACGGCGGGCATGGCGGGCGACTCGTTCGCCGCGCGGGCCGCCACCGGGGCGGAGCCGGCCGCGGATGACGAGGGGTGGGATTTCTGA
- a CDS encoding ABC transporter ATP-binding protein, with protein MSPALTTEKADPAGTAATIAADPAVRIDHVHKAFGRAGAAQPVLDDINLTVRPGEFVCLLGASGCGKSTLLNLIADLDKPTAGTIEVPGGRPALMFQEHALFPWLTAGKNIELALRLRGVPRPDRRPEAERLLELVRLGGSYGKRVHELSGGMRQRVAMARALAQDSRVLLMDEPFAALDAITRDVLHDELTRIWRETGVSVLFVTHNVREAVRLAQRVVLLSSRPGRVVRDWAVDIPQPRRIEDAAVADLSIEITEELRGEIRRHGRH; from the coding sequence ATGTCCCCGGCACTGACCACCGAGAAGGCCGATCCGGCGGGCACCGCCGCGACGATCGCCGCGGACCCGGCAGTACGCATCGACCACGTCCACAAGGCGTTCGGCCGGGCCGGCGCCGCTCAGCCCGTCCTCGACGACATCAACCTCACCGTGCGGCCCGGAGAGTTCGTCTGCCTCCTGGGCGCCTCGGGATGCGGTAAGTCGACCCTGCTCAACCTGATCGCGGACCTGGACAAGCCGACCGCCGGGACCATCGAGGTCCCCGGCGGCCGGCCGGCCCTGATGTTCCAGGAGCACGCCCTGTTCCCGTGGCTGACCGCGGGCAAGAACATCGAACTCGCCCTGCGGCTGCGCGGGGTGCCCCGGCCCGACCGCAGGCCCGAGGCGGAACGGCTGCTGGAGCTGGTGCGGCTGGGCGGCTCCTACGGCAAGCGGGTGCACGAGCTGTCCGGCGGGATGCGGCAGCGCGTGGCGATGGCCCGCGCGCTGGCGCAGGACTCGCGGGTGCTGCTGATGGACGAGCCGTTCGCCGCCCTCGACGCCATCACCCGCGATGTGCTGCACGACGAACTGACCCGGATCTGGCGCGAGACGGGGGTGTCCGTCCTGTTCGTCACGCACAACGTGCGTGAGGCCGTCCGGCTGGCCCAGCGTGTGGTGCTGCTGTCCTCGCGCCCCGGCCGGGTCGTCCGCGACTGGGCGGTGGACATTCCGCAGCCGCGCCGGATCGAGGACGCCGCCGTCGCCGACCTGTCCATAGAGATCACCGAAGAACTGCGTGGGGAGATCCGCCGCCATGGCCGGCACTGA